From a single Bryobacter aggregatus MPL3 genomic region:
- a CDS encoding M24 family metallopeptidase, with amino-acid sequence MSSIQQALEELDLDAWLFFDHHQRDLIAYQILGLPTTQMASRRWYYLIPRQGTPQKLVHRIESKILDTLDGDKQVYSGWREHAEGLAKLLAGSKRIAMQYSPNCAIPYVSMVDGGTLELVRSLGVEVVSSADLVQTFHATLSAQQIESHLEAGQKMDLIRAAAFAQVTESHRNRRPLNEYELQGWLLESFEREGLFADHGPIVAVNAHAADPHYSPSATTASLIQPNDFLLIDMWAKLNAPGSVYYDITWTGYCGTNVPSEIDNVFEIVKTARDAAFERVKRARANNGKLHGFEVDDAARESITQAGYGNQFVHRTGHSITTDIHGTGANMDNLETHDTRLILPHTIFSIEPGIYLDHFGIRSEFDVLAEERSARVTGAIQQALLRI; translated from the coding sequence ATGAGCAGCATCCAGCAAGCCCTCGAAGAACTGGACCTCGACGCCTGGCTCTTCTTTGATCACCACCAGCGTGACCTCATCGCCTATCAGATCCTGGGTCTCCCCACGACTCAAATGGCCAGCCGCCGCTGGTATTACCTGATCCCCCGCCAAGGCACACCGCAGAAGCTGGTGCACCGTATCGAGTCGAAGATTCTCGACACTCTGGATGGTGACAAGCAAGTTTATTCCGGCTGGCGCGAACACGCAGAAGGTCTAGCCAAGTTGCTCGCAGGCAGCAAGCGCATCGCGATGCAATACTCGCCAAATTGTGCCATCCCCTATGTCTCGATGGTCGATGGCGGCACTCTCGAACTGGTGCGCAGCCTGGGTGTCGAAGTGGTTTCTTCCGCCGATCTGGTGCAGACCTTCCATGCGACGCTTAGCGCGCAGCAGATTGAATCGCACCTTGAGGCGGGCCAGAAGATGGACCTCATCCGCGCGGCTGCTTTTGCACAAGTGACGGAATCCCATCGCAATCGCCGGCCGCTCAATGAGTACGAGCTCCAAGGCTGGCTGCTCGAAAGCTTCGAGCGCGAAGGCCTCTTCGCCGATCACGGCCCCATCGTTGCGGTCAATGCTCATGCGGCCGATCCGCACTACAGCCCCTCGGCCACCACGGCCTCGCTCATCCAGCCCAATGATTTTCTACTGATCGACATGTGGGCCAAGCTCAATGCGCCGGGCTCGGTCTACTACGACATCACCTGGACCGGCTATTGCGGCACGAATGTTCCGAGCGAGATCGACAACGTGTTCGAGATCGTAAAAACCGCCCGCGATGCCGCCTTCGAGCGTGTGAAGCGCGCGCGTGCAAACAACGGCAAGCTGCACGGCTTTGAAGTCGACGATGCGGCTCGCGAATCCATCACCCAAGCCGGTTACGGCAATCAGTTCGTCCATCGCACCGGACACTCGATCACCACCGACATCCACGGCACCGGGGCGAACATGGACAACCTCGAAACGCACGACACGCGGCTCATTCTGCCGCATACCATCTTCTCGATCGAACCCGGAATCTATCTCGACCACTTCGGCATCCGTTCCGAGTTCGACGTGCTGGCCGAGGAGCGCAGCGCGCGCGTCACCGGCGCGATCCAGCAGGCGCTCTTGCGAATCTAA
- a CDS encoding Gfo/Idh/MocA family protein, translating into MGGNPMSSSISRRYFFYGSVLAGAVPAAGFGSIASLKALGYKPYYNKLNIAAVGCGGQGGVILNEAAKTENIVAMVDVDEARSAANFAKYPKANKYKDFRVMLEKEGSNIDACTIGIPDHMHATVALAAMQRGKHVYVEKPLTRTPWEARLLADAAVKYKVATQMGNQGYSHESIRVASEILWSGEIGDVKEVHVSCTPGTHPTGLQAPLPEKSVPDTLNYDLWLGGAPMQSFHEALAPYNWRGFFDFGTGQIGNWGIHSMGPVNMALMLGAPESVECIQIEKSSKYGFPVRAVLRFNFPARGEMPPVSIFWHDSTQPTDPEAYHVPGMQSEMILPPSDNLGNKGRGRVAAAAGPPRPRDPNAPRMGAGGPGVKVYGEPSAPMQPGILTGNGAVFVGSKGMMATVSRGEGVHLLPADRWKDYTLPAPLLTRSPGHMTDWARACKGGDPSCSNFSVSGPYAEWMLLGVIAFRVPGKLDWDSKNLRFTNSAEANKYVKPNFRKGWELKL; encoded by the coding sequence ATGGGCGGAAACCCTATGTCCTCCTCCATCTCCCGTCGCTACTTCTTCTATGGCAGCGTCCTTGCGGGTGCCGTCCCTGCTGCTGGCTTTGGCTCCATCGCCTCGCTCAAGGCGCTGGGCTACAAACCCTACTACAACAAGTTGAACATTGCCGCGGTAGGCTGTGGCGGCCAAGGCGGCGTGATCCTGAACGAGGCAGCCAAGACCGAAAACATTGTTGCGATGGTGGACGTTGACGAGGCGCGCTCGGCGGCGAATTTCGCCAAGTACCCGAAGGCGAACAAGTACAAGGACTTCCGCGTGATGCTGGAAAAGGAAGGCTCCAACATCGACGCCTGCACAATTGGGATTCCCGATCACATGCACGCGACCGTCGCCCTGGCGGCGATGCAGCGCGGCAAGCATGTCTATGTCGAAAAGCCGCTGACGCGCACGCCCTGGGAGGCGCGGCTGCTAGCCGATGCCGCCGTCAAGTACAAGGTGGCGACGCAGATGGGCAATCAGGGCTATTCGCATGAGAGCATCCGGGTGGCCTCCGAGATTCTGTGGTCGGGCGAGATCGGCGATGTGAAGGAAGTGCATGTGTCCTGCACGCCAGGGACACATCCGACCGGCCTGCAAGCGCCGCTGCCCGAGAAGAGCGTGCCCGACACCTTGAACTACGATCTTTGGCTGGGCGGCGCGCCGATGCAAAGTTTTCATGAGGCGCTGGCGCCTTACAACTGGCGCGGTTTCTTTGATTTTGGGACTGGACAGATCGGCAACTGGGGCATCCATTCGATGGGGCCGGTGAACATGGCGTTGATGCTGGGCGCGCCGGAGAGTGTCGAGTGCATCCAGATCGAGAAGAGCAGCAAGTATGGCTTCCCAGTGCGCGCGGTGCTGCGCTTCAACTTCCCGGCTCGCGGCGAGATGCCGCCGGTTTCGATCTTCTGGCATGATTCGACGCAGCCGACCGATCCTGAGGCTTATCATGTGCCAGGAATGCAGAGCGAGATGATCCTGCCGCCGAGCGACAATCTTGGCAACAAAGGCCGCGGGCGCGTGGCGGCAGCAGCCGGGCCGCCGCGTCCTCGCGATCCGAATGCGCCGCGCATGGGAGCGGGAGGGCCGGGAGTGAAAGTTTATGGGGAGCCCTCGGCGCCCATGCAGCCGGGAATCCTCACCGGCAATGGCGCCGTGTTTGTGGGCAGCAAAGGCATGATGGCGACCGTCAGCCGTGGTGAGGGCGTCCATCTGCTTCCGGCCGATCGCTGGAAGGATTACACGCTTCCGGCTCCACTGCTGACGCGTTCGCCTGGCCACATGACCGACTGGGCTCGCGCTTGCAAGGGCGGAGACCCGAGTTGCTCAAACTTCAGTGTTTCCGGGCCTTACGCCGAATGGATGCTGCTCGGCGTGATCGCTTTCCGCGTCCCCGGCAAGCTCGACTGGGACAGCAAAAATCTGCGCTTCACCAATAGCGCCGAGGCCAACAAGTACGTGAAGCCGAACTTCCGCAAAGGCTGGGAGTTGAAGCTCTAG
- a CDS encoding phage tail tube protein, translating into MANEYIATLSNRIFIKSEVDDPEVGNMEAAQLAPVTAFQVNSNRKRIFRRDKTGYRSDNPVVGPQRELIEFSMDAYGTGWTGGTEKPAIAPLLESALCQSASLGTSYIVQSSSGKSVTLAADGMLSVGMGLAFGSELRFVESISGPRDFTLNTAFSVDLTAGAELAGCVNLSLGDTPSTMSVLDTWAPNQAVQRFLTGAISDKLSLKINNDFLEISTKGFARNLVDSVSGSVGADSTFPAAPPAALTSTPIAGYLGQAFLGVATARLCTLTQATIHIDNDIQPRTDEFGCFSTKGFVLGRRKVSLDLTVFERNDELSQALYTRAVNNEPVSVMLQIGNQPGSMFAIYLPAVLFPVPAFNDGQSRLLWQFRNAVALGMQNDEVFLAMR; encoded by the coding sequence ATGGCAAACGAATACATCGCGACACTCTCGAATCGCATCTTCATCAAATCGGAGGTCGATGACCCCGAGGTCGGCAACATGGAAGCAGCGCAACTGGCCCCAGTCACTGCCTTCCAGGTGAATAGCAATCGCAAGCGCATCTTCCGCCGGGACAAGACGGGTTATCGATCGGACAATCCTGTGGTGGGGCCGCAGCGAGAACTGATCGAGTTCAGCATGGACGCCTATGGTACCGGCTGGACCGGAGGCACGGAGAAGCCGGCGATTGCTCCTCTTCTCGAAAGTGCTCTTTGCCAAAGCGCTTCTCTTGGTACATCCTATATAGTGCAGTCTAGCTCTGGTAAGTCTGTTACACTTGCCGCCGACGGGATGTTGAGTGTCGGGATGGGGCTTGCCTTTGGTTCGGAGCTTCGCTTTGTCGAATCGATCTCCGGGCCGCGCGATTTCACTTTGAATACTGCCTTCAGTGTGGACCTGACGGCGGGCGCAGAACTGGCAGGCTGCGTGAATCTCTCGCTCGGCGATACGCCGAGTACAATGTCGGTTCTCGACACCTGGGCGCCCAATCAGGCCGTGCAGCGTTTTTTGACGGGGGCGATCTCCGACAAGCTCAGCTTGAAGATCAACAACGATTTTCTCGAGATCTCGACCAAGGGCTTTGCTCGGAACCTGGTGGATAGTGTGAGCGGTTCAGTGGGTGCCGATTCCACTTTCCCGGCTGCTCCGCCTGCCGCTTTGACGAGTACTCCAATTGCAGGCTATCTTGGACAGGCTTTCCTTGGCGTTGCCACTGCTCGCCTTTGCACCCTCACCCAGGCGACGATTCATATCGATAACGACATCCAGCCGCGTACGGACGAGTTCGGCTGTTTCAGCACGAAGGGTTTTGTGCTGGGACGCCGGAAGGTCAGTCTCGATCTGACTGTCTTTGAACGGAATGACGAACTGAGCCAGGCGCTCTATACGAGAGCGGTGAACAACGAGCCCGTGTCAGTGATGTTGCAGATTGGCAACCAGCCCGGATCGATGTTTGCAATCTATCTGCCCGCGGTGCTGTTTCCAGTGCCTGCTTTCAACGACGGGCAATCGCGATTGCTCTGGCAGTTCCGCAATGCGGTGGCGCTGGGGATGCAGAATGACGAAGTCTTTCTGGCGATGAGGTAG
- the ribB gene encoding 3,4-dihydroxy-2-butanone-4-phosphate synthase, which produces MSFDSIESAIEDFRAGRMVVIVDDEDRENEGDLALPADAVTPDLINFMAVHGRGLICLALSGESCDRLHLPLMSRINTSNFGTAFTESIDAKLGVTTGISAADRAHTIQLAVTDDCRPEDLARPGHVFPLRAQEGGVLVRAGQTEASVDLSRLAGRKPAGVICEIMNEDGTMARVPELREYCRTHDLKLISVADLIRYRLKNESYVRRFSQGPLETAHGPMQLYVYENSLDQDMHTALVCGDISGQDPVLVRMHSHCPFGDLFGSRACDCRALLDESMRVIAAQGRGVLVYLHHGNEDRLRNREEGTGKLLPHTRQIQSHDGGKKMQHQVGIGAQILRDLNLQRIELLTNSPLRAVGLEGFGLEITGRRELRIS; this is translated from the coding sequence ATGTCGTTCGATTCCATTGAGTCCGCAATCGAAGATTTCCGGGCTGGCAGGATGGTCGTCATCGTTGACGACGAAGACCGCGAGAATGAGGGCGACCTGGCATTGCCCGCCGACGCGGTCACCCCAGACCTGATTAATTTCATGGCGGTCCATGGCCGCGGTTTGATTTGCCTCGCCCTATCTGGAGAAAGTTGCGACCGTCTGCATCTGCCACTGATGTCCCGGATCAACACCTCCAATTTCGGCACTGCGTTTACCGAATCGATCGACGCGAAGCTAGGCGTCACCACCGGGATCAGCGCCGCCGACCGCGCCCACACCATTCAACTCGCGGTCACCGACGATTGCCGTCCGGAAGATCTTGCTCGCCCCGGCCACGTCTTTCCGCTCCGGGCACAGGAAGGCGGTGTGCTCGTGCGCGCCGGCCAAACCGAAGCCTCCGTCGATTTGTCACGGCTCGCCGGGCGCAAGCCCGCCGGCGTCATTTGCGAAATCATGAATGAAGACGGCACGATGGCCCGCGTGCCGGAGCTCCGCGAATACTGCCGCACCCACGATCTCAAGCTGATCTCAGTCGCCGACCTCATCCGCTATCGCCTGAAGAATGAGAGCTATGTGCGGCGCTTTAGCCAAGGCCCACTTGAAACGGCGCATGGCCCCATGCAGCTCTATGTTTACGAGAATTCGCTCGATCAGGACATGCACACCGCACTGGTCTGCGGCGACATCAGCGGCCAGGATCCGGTGCTCGTTCGCATGCATTCTCACTGTCCCTTCGGTGACCTGTTCGGAAGTCGAGCTTGCGATTGCCGTGCCCTACTCGATGAGTCGATGCGTGTCATTGCGGCCCAAGGCCGCGGCGTGCTTGTCTACCTGCACCACGGCAATGAGGATCGCTTGCGGAACCGCGAAGAGGGCACAGGAAAGCTTTTGCCGCATACACGGCAAATACAAAGCCACGATGGCGGTAAAAAGATGCAGCACCAGGTCGGCATTGGTGCACAGATCCTGCGCGATTTGAACTTACAGAGGATTGAGTTGCTGACGAATTCGCCGTTACGGGCGGTAGGGCTGGAAGGTTTTGGGCTGGAGATTACGGGGAGACGGGAGCTTCGGATCTCTTAG
- a CDS encoding phage tail protein yields MSLYEAKEQNAVPATALLCELSLVEGTRLYWATARCQDGGQTYQARIHPDQAGSWKLTSDVTSESASFISLTIADADGTVAQLFKAGRLRGARVVFRAAVLNERDVESSTVMLSGMLDSVSDLDGQSARINVLSRLSSIRSSFPPMRIQKQCSWMFPANADERGAALSSGEDGRYSPLFRCGYSPDLPGGVGTMNGSEAFTTCDYSRTSCEQRGMFAKDASGRTTQRFSGIEFVPPSIIVRGHGESTGRISNLTSLDTRFNDVVPAVYGTGWLQAPVVFSRNDGNLTRCEVLLGLGEIEGVVKVIANGYEIPEGITGQNMTGTGWYNFVSKGNRTGVLNMGLTDSNQNPVGDPYGSMAYLNLVVPNRISDGKSSPKVDILIKGMKVPVLDAEGTLVSYEFSANPAWIICDILRRTGWKLDELDLASFGSAAAFCAETVEAHDANGVLRIVPRFETNLVLKRRYSVGELLRSVRLSSLLFLYFQPDGRLAIRPETTIAGQQPTKSLGSNAVSSVAGGWPTYEFGDGLNGTTGILLNAKREPEFRVYSKLSQDSPNRVNFEIQDALNEYQQDSVSIADTDDIQMRRQDITQSLPVTGVPNFPQAQRICQTWLNKSIAGNVYLEFRTSIRGFHIRPGDLIAMTYERYGFERTLFRVLEFQLSPALAVMKVICQLHQDHWYSDNAQIRYDSSRRYAWRIGAARAVSGTKLVDGKYGFDASESLAVDSDGVQKCALRIPFRRPKPESGAASGIPLVSFDYEVQSTGGTLAQGSYFYGVTTVDSEGEESGLSSLIPVTISGLSATNKIQLKGISSAAATETMNLYRGDSPYHMLRIASGLAVSDTIWDAGAEPSNDLPPDPNYSSLRAWFRQIYLLDQNATSWTADTIGRTGMNLRVDRWIGKKVVLLAGAGKGQERAILSNTEEVIQLAGRWDVLPDATTKFVIVEPGWVLAAESDTDLVTVMLPLFTAASFEISLRSVGKDGSELDALESPSLRWQIGVGLTGGIDADVPPKPAFGFAMIEEGTISIGGIGFDSLDNLSSVYIGQLGLLFWDELTAPTPFSLGADIDADSELLTIAGLDSTLPKGTMIQIAKELIEISDDPDEDSTYPVIRGRYQTTAVAHESAPPVFVLTRRDMTIPFVPGYFNSTSAVGFRYNFRLPNVRVAGADLTLFNRVGGSERDEESYTILSDNGVRTMAGGQIAMSTQGYLAIEANAGPSYVIDRDTVVRDVYAYVQEPPVGAPIEIVVLVDGEAYCELTIGAGVRVSDAVNRFNYPALRSGATISFDIVNVPPAESGTPGKDLTVILQT; encoded by the coding sequence ATGAGCCTCTACGAAGCAAAAGAACAGAATGCGGTTCCGGCGACGGCGCTGCTTTGCGAACTAAGTCTGGTGGAAGGAACACGGCTCTACTGGGCTACGGCCCGTTGCCAGGATGGTGGCCAGACTTATCAGGCCCGGATTCATCCCGATCAGGCCGGAAGCTGGAAGCTGACGAGCGATGTTACTAGCGAAAGCGCCAGCTTCATCTCCCTGACGATTGCCGATGCCGATGGAACCGTCGCACAGCTCTTCAAGGCCGGACGTTTGCGCGGCGCCCGGGTTGTGTTCCGCGCTGCTGTTCTGAATGAGCGCGATGTCGAATCGTCAACCGTGATGTTGAGCGGCATGCTCGATTCTGTGTCTGATCTCGATGGCCAGTCGGCACGCATCAATGTGCTGAGCCGGCTGAGTTCCATTCGCAGCAGCTTCCCGCCAATGCGCATCCAGAAGCAATGTTCGTGGATGTTTCCTGCAAATGCGGACGAGCGTGGGGCAGCGCTGAGTTCTGGCGAAGATGGCCGCTATTCGCCGCTCTTTCGCTGTGGGTATTCGCCCGATCTTCCTGGCGGCGTTGGGACGATGAACGGGAGCGAAGCCTTCACCACTTGTGACTACTCGCGGACGAGTTGCGAGCAGCGCGGCATGTTTGCGAAGGACGCCTCGGGCCGCACGACGCAGCGCTTCAGCGGCATCGAGTTTGTTCCTCCCAGCATCATCGTGCGCGGACACGGGGAGTCGACCGGGCGCATCTCAAACCTGACCTCACTCGACACTCGCTTCAACGATGTGGTGCCGGCCGTGTATGGCACCGGCTGGCTTCAAGCGCCGGTGGTGTTCTCGCGTAACGATGGCAATCTGACACGCTGCGAAGTGCTGTTGGGGCTGGGCGAGATTGAAGGCGTGGTCAAGGTGATCGCCAACGGCTACGAGATTCCCGAGGGCATCACCGGCCAGAACATGACCGGCACCGGCTGGTACAACTTTGTGAGCAAGGGCAATCGCACCGGTGTTCTCAATATGGGCCTGACGGACTCGAATCAGAACCCGGTTGGCGACCCTTACGGGAGCATGGCCTATCTGAATCTGGTGGTGCCAAATCGAATCAGTGACGGTAAGAGCAGCCCTAAGGTCGACATCCTGATCAAGGGCATGAAGGTGCCGGTGCTGGATGCCGAAGGCACTCTTGTCTCTTACGAGTTCTCGGCGAACCCCGCCTGGATCATCTGCGACATCCTACGCCGCACGGGCTGGAAATTGGACGAGCTAGATTTGGCAAGCTTTGGTAGCGCGGCTGCCTTTTGTGCGGAGACGGTGGAGGCGCATGACGCCAACGGCGTGCTGCGCATCGTCCCGCGATTTGAAACCAATCTTGTCCTCAAGCGCCGCTACAGCGTTGGCGAACTGTTGCGATCTGTTCGCCTGTCGTCGCTGCTCTTTTTGTACTTCCAACCCGATGGGCGTTTGGCGATTCGTCCGGAGACAACGATCGCTGGGCAACAGCCCACCAAGTCGCTCGGCAGCAATGCGGTCAGTTCTGTGGCGGGTGGGTGGCCCACTTATGAATTTGGCGATGGGCTGAATGGCACCACGGGAATTCTGTTGAACGCCAAGCGGGAGCCCGAGTTCCGGGTCTATTCGAAACTCAGTCAGGACTCGCCGAATCGCGTCAACTTTGAGATTCAGGATGCGCTGAACGAGTACCAGCAGGACAGCGTTTCGATTGCCGATACGGACGACATCCAGATGCGCCGTCAGGACATCACGCAGTCGCTGCCTGTCACTGGGGTTCCCAACTTTCCGCAGGCGCAGCGCATCTGCCAGACCTGGTTGAACAAGTCGATTGCTGGCAATGTCTATCTCGAGTTCCGAACCTCGATCCGCGGCTTTCACATTCGTCCTGGCGATCTCATCGCGATGACCTACGAGCGCTATGGTTTTGAGCGCACCTTGTTTCGCGTGCTCGAGTTCCAACTGTCGCCGGCTCTCGCCGTGATGAAGGTGATCTGCCAGTTGCATCAGGATCATTGGTATTCCGACAACGCGCAGATTCGCTATGACAGCTCCCGCCGCTATGCCTGGCGCATCGGGGCTGCGCGCGCGGTCTCCGGTACCAAGCTGGTGGACGGCAAGTATGGGTTCGATGCGTCCGAGAGCTTGGCTGTCGATTCCGATGGCGTGCAAAAGTGTGCGCTGCGCATCCCGTTTCGCAGGCCAAAGCCGGAGAGTGGAGCGGCCAGTGGCATTCCGCTGGTGAGCTTTGATTACGAGGTGCAATCCACCGGCGGGACGCTCGCGCAGGGCTCGTACTTTTACGGTGTGACTACGGTGGATAGCGAGGGCGAGGAGAGCGGACTGTCGAGCCTGATTCCGGTTACCATCTCCGGACTCTCGGCCACCAACAAGATCCAGCTCAAAGGCATCAGCTCCGCCGCCGCTACCGAGACGATGAATCTCTATCGTGGCGATTCGCCGTATCACATGCTGCGCATCGCGAGCGGCCTCGCTGTCTCCGATACCATCTGGGACGCGGGTGCGGAACCCAGCAACGATTTGCCTCCCGACCCCAACTACAGTAGCCTCCGCGCCTGGTTTCGGCAGATCTATCTGCTCGATCAGAACGCGACCTCCTGGACAGCCGATACCATTGGCCGTACCGGAATGAACTTGCGCGTGGACCGCTGGATCGGCAAGAAGGTGGTCCTCCTTGCCGGTGCCGGCAAGGGGCAGGAACGGGCGATTCTTTCGAACACGGAAGAGGTGATCCAACTGGCGGGGCGCTGGGATGTATTGCCGGATGCCACCACTAAGTTTGTGATTGTCGAGCCGGGATGGGTGTTGGCAGCGGAGAGCGATACGGATCTTGTCACGGTCATGCTGCCGCTTTTTACGGCGGCCAGCTTTGAGATAAGCCTGCGCTCGGTAGGCAAGGACGGCTCGGAGCTGGATGCGCTCGAGTCGCCCTCGCTGCGCTGGCAGATTGGTGTGGGGTTGACGGGCGGTATCGATGCCGATGTGCCGCCCAAGCCGGCCTTCGGCTTCGCGATGATTGAAGAGGGAACGATTTCGATTGGCGGCATTGGTTTTGATTCGCTCGACAATCTGAGCTCGGTCTACATTGGCCAACTCGGCCTTCTGTTCTGGGATGAGCTGACCGCTCCGACGCCCTTCAGCCTTGGGGCGGACATCGATGCCGATTCAGAGCTCCTGACCATCGCGGGTCTGGACAGTACTCTGCCCAAAGGGACAATGATTCAGATTGCAAAGGAACTGATCGAGATCTCAGACGACCCGGATGAGGACAGCACCTATCCCGTGATTCGTGGCCGCTACCAGACAACCGCAGTTGCGCACGAGAGCGCGCCGCCGGTCTTTGTGCTGACACGCCGCGACATGACGATCCCCTTTGTGCCGGGCTATTTCAACTCGACTTCGGCGGTGGGCTTCCGCTACAACTTCCGTTTGCCGAATGTCCGTGTTGCCGGCGCCGATCTCACGCTCTTCAATCGCGTCGGCGGCAGCGAAAGGGATGAGGAGAGCTATACGATCCTTTCAGACAACGGCGTCCGCACGATGGCTGGCGGGCAGATCGCGATGAGCACCCAAGGCTACCTGGCGATTGAAGCAAACGCCGGGCCGTCCTATGTCATCGATCGCGACACCGTGGTTCGCGATGTCTATGCCTATGTGCAGGAGCCGCCGGTGGGCGCGCCGATTGAGATTGTGGTTCTTGTCGATGGCGAAGCCTACTGCGAACTGACGATTGGCGCTGGTGTCCGCGTGTCCGATGCAGTTAATCGCTTCAACTACCCGGCGCTGCGTTCGGGTGCGACCATTTCCTTCGATATCGTGAACGTTCCGCCTGCCGAAAGCGGCACCCCAGGCAAGGATCTGACGGTAATCCTGCAAACCTAA
- a CDS encoding ABC transporter ATP-binding protein yields the protein MISVQNVSKRYITQPGFWRGRKAHKAEARNEFWALRHVSFDVPKGEVFGLVGPNGAGKSTLLQVVAGILQPTEGRVLTQGRISALLELGAGFNLEFTGRENVRLNAELLGLSRREIEAALPAVEDFAELGHFFDRPVREYSTGMYVRLAFSAAIHQQPETLIVDEALAVGDARFANKCIRRLDELKQSGATILFVSHDLGIVKRLCTSAALLWHGEIAILGTPKEIADEYSRRVQQGLLPVSASDPISATGTRILSASLHLPGSEPRTQFEIGDTIVLETEVAVAQPGTEFQLGILIRNRQGIDIAGTNTQIENTPLRVDGPARVQVRVSFPCHLTRGDYTVTLATQSPDGARHDWRDDFLEFQVHDRRDYAGNLWLDAKFEYTIL from the coding sequence GTGATCTCTGTTCAGAATGTATCGAAGCGATACATCACTCAGCCTGGATTTTGGCGCGGCCGCAAGGCGCATAAGGCGGAGGCCCGGAATGAATTCTGGGCCCTGCGCCACGTGTCTTTCGACGTGCCGAAAGGCGAAGTCTTTGGCCTGGTGGGACCGAATGGAGCAGGGAAGTCGACCCTGCTCCAGGTGGTGGCCGGCATCCTGCAGCCCACTGAAGGCCGCGTCCTCACGCAAGGACGCATCAGCGCGCTGCTCGAACTCGGCGCTGGTTTCAATCTCGAATTCACGGGCCGCGAAAACGTCCGTCTCAATGCTGAACTGCTTGGCCTCTCCCGCCGCGAAATCGAAGCCGCACTCCCCGCCGTCGAAGACTTTGCTGAACTCGGCCACTTCTTTGATCGGCCCGTTCGCGAATACTCCACCGGCATGTACGTCCGCCTCGCTTTCTCCGCCGCAATCCACCAACAGCCGGAAACGCTGATCGTTGATGAAGCACTGGCCGTCGGTGACGCCCGCTTTGCGAACAAGTGCATTCGCCGTCTCGATGAACTCAAGCAGAGCGGCGCGACGATCCTGTTTGTCTCGCACGATCTCGGTATCGTCAAGCGGCTCTGCACCAGTGCCGCGCTACTGTGGCATGGTGAGATCGCGATCCTGGGCACCCCGAAAGAAATCGCCGATGAGTACTCGCGCCGCGTCCAACAAGGGCTGTTGCCCGTTTCGGCGAGCGATCCGATAAGCGCTACGGGTACGCGCATCCTATCCGCCTCGCTGCACCTGCCAGGTTCCGAACCTCGCACCCAGTTTGAAATCGGCGACACCATCGTTCTCGAGACCGAGGTTGCCGTCGCCCAGCCTGGTACCGAATTCCAGCTCGGCATTCTCATCCGCAACCGCCAGGGCATCGACATCGCAGGCACCAATACGCAAATTGAAAACACGCCGCTCCGTGTCGATGGACCGGCCCGTGTTCAGGTTCGGGTGAGCTTCCCCTGCCACCTGACGCGAGGCGACTACACCGTCACTCTCGCCACACAATCTCCGGACGGAGCCCGCCACGATTGGCGCGATGACTTCCTCGAGTTCCAAGTCCACGACCGTCGCGACTACGCCGGCAACCTCTGGCTCGATGCTAAGTTTGAATACACAATCCTATGA
- a CDS encoding P22 phage major capsid protein family protein translates to MPSITSSNLANAIVKLVAADALPALMGNLVMGNLVNRDFEPTLAKAGDTVNVPVPPSLVANNIAEGGTVTPQNPSLGNAQIVLNTHAEATFQIPDVTKVVAVPDLLKLYMEPAIIALAERVETDLLGLATSFTTNTPLGTTGTPLTEQVVDDAETALFNAKVAASMQKYMVVDAAGYSALRTNPRFSEYSKAGDAGLQALIDGHIGRLKDFYVFRSQFIKKSGSPATTYNLAFAKNALGLAIRRLPQPLPGTGAIAEYAELGNFGVRVVMSYQPDTLSQQFTVDILYGTGILRNNHGVQVRS, encoded by the coding sequence ATGCCTTCTATCACTTCTTCCAATCTCGCGAACGCCATCGTCAAGCTGGTTGCCGCTGATGCGCTGCCGGCCCTGATGGGCAACTTGGTCATGGGCAATCTGGTCAATCGTGACTTTGAACCGACACTGGCCAAAGCCGGCGACACGGTGAACGTTCCGGTGCCTCCGTCGCTGGTGGCCAACAATATTGCGGAAGGCGGTACTGTTACGCCGCAGAATCCGAGCCTCGGCAATGCGCAGATTGTCCTGAATACGCATGCGGAAGCGACCTTCCAGATCCCCGATGTCACTAAGGTGGTGGCGGTTCCTGATCTTCTCAAGCTGTATATGGAACCGGCGATCATCGCGTTGGCCGAGCGGGTGGAGACCGATCTGTTGGGTTTGGCCACGAGCTTCACCACGAACACTCCTCTCGGGACCACCGGCACGCCGCTCACCGAACAGGTGGTGGATGACGCGGAAACGGCGTTGTTCAATGCAAAAGTGGCTGCCAGCATGCAGAAGTACATGGTGGTCGATGCTGCAGGGTACTCGGCGCTGCGCACCAACCCGCGCTTCAGCGAGTATTCAAAGGCGGGCGACGCTGGATTGCAGGCCTTGATCGATGGCCACATCGGCCGCTTGAAGGACTTCTATGTCTTCCGTTCGCAATTCATCAAGAAGAGTGGCAGTCCGGCGACGACCTACAATCTCGCCTTTGCGAAAAATGCACTGGGGCTGGCGATTCGCCGCCTGCCGCAGCCGCTTCCGGGGACGGGCGCCATCGCTGAGTATGCTGAACTGGGCAACTTCGGCGTACGTGTTGTGATGAGCTATCAACCCGATACGCTGTCGCAGCAGTTTACGGTCGACATCCTCTACGGTACCGGGATCCTTCGCAACAACCACGGCGTGCAGGTGCGCAGCTAA